The Rhodothermia bacterium genome has a segment encoding these proteins:
- the rpmG gene encoding 50S ribosomal protein L33, with the protein MAKKTKEARINIILECTEAPGTSRYATTKNRRNTTARLELKKYNSVLKKHTIHKEIK; encoded by the coding sequence ATGGCAAAAAAAACCAAAGAAGCACGGATCAACATTATTTTAGAGTGTACCGAAGCTCCGGGTACCTCTCGGTATGCTACCACAAAAAACCGTCGGAATACTACGGCCCGTTTAGAACTGAAAAAATATAACTCGGTTCTCAAAAAGCATACGATCCACAAAGAAATCAAATAA
- the rpmB gene encoding 50S ribosomal protein L28, with protein sequence MARKDQLTGRKSLTGNHVSHANNKVKRRFGVNLQRKRFFIPDENRWVTLRVSTQTMKTINKNGIAAVIAEARRQGIAV encoded by the coding sequence ATGGCACGCAAAGACCAACTGACGGGCCGAAAATCGTTAACAGGCAACCACGTTTCGCACGCCAACAACAAAGTAAAGCGTCGTTTCGGGGTGAACCTACAACGTAAGCGATTTTTTATTCCGGATGAAAACCGTTGGGTAACTCTTCGGGTTTCAACTCAAACCATGAAGACCATCAACAAAAACGGAATTGCAGCGGTTATTGCCGAAGCTCGTCGTCAGGGCATCGCGGTCTAA